The Streptomyces sp. B3I8 nucleotide sequence CGGTCGCCCACCTTGTAGGCGGCGTACCCCTTGAGCGAGCCGTTCTGGATCGCGGCCTGGTTCGGGGCGTCGTAGGCCTTCTCGTTCTGGAAGAAGATCGTGCGCCCGCGCTGCCCGTTCCACTGCACGTCGTACTTGTTGAAGTGCTCCACGAACAGGCCCGTGGCCAGCACGTCGTCGCCGTTGACGACGAGGCCGTAGTCGGCCCGGTTGGTGTCCCAGCCCACCCCCGTGCCGTGGTCGGCGCGCCAGAGCCAGGTGTGGTCGACGATGGTGTGCCGGTTGTTGATCACCATGCTGGTGGTGGCCTTGCCCGCGCCCGCGCCGCCGATGCGCACGAACACGTCCTGCACCGTCGTCGGGTTGCCGGAGTGGTCCTTGGAAGCCCCGGCCGGTCCGACCTCCAGCAGGGTGGCGGAGTTGACGGGCCCGGCGTCGATGAGGAAGCCCGCCAGCCGTACGCCGTCGACGTCGGCCACCTTCATGACGGTGGCCCCGTTGTCCGGGATGAGCGTGGCGTACCCGAGGCCCAGGACGACGGTGTTGGCGCGGTTCACCTGGATCGGCTGGTCGACGTGGTAGATCCCGGGCGTGAGCAGCAGGTTGAGGCCCTGCGAGAGCGCCTGGTTGAGGGTGGCCGCGCTGTCGCCCGGGTGGGCGACGTAGAACTGCGACAGCGGCAGCGAGGTGCCGCGGGGAGTGCCGTTGCCCCAGGTGACACCCCGGGCGTTGGTCCGCTTCTCGGGCAGGAAGACCCGGTATTCGCTGCCGCTCAGGTACAGGAACGGCTTCTCGCGGGAGACGGGGGTGGTGTCGAGCGTGGTGTACGGCGGGTTGGGGAAGCTCTGCGCGGGGGCGCCCTGGACCCCGGAGAACACCATGTTCCAGACGCCGTTGAGCCAGCTGCCGATCGCGCTGTCCCGGGTGTACCACTGCTGCTGGGAGTACGGGCCGACCTGGCCGTCGATCCGGCAGTCGGCGACGTAGCCGCCGCTCGCCCAGCCGTACCCGGTGGGCTCCAGGTCGAGCCCGCCGCGTACGTGCATGCGCCGGAAGGGGGCCGCCTGAGCCACGGCCCAGCGGTTGGTGCCGCTCACCGGAACGAGGGCGAGGTTCTCCGCCGAACGCCAGAAGTTCTGCGTGGCGTTGCCGTCGAACCAGCCGGCGTCGACCGTGACGTCACCGTTGATGGTGGTGTCGTCGGGGGAGAGGCCGAGGCCGGCGATGGAGGTGTAGAAGCCGATCTGGGCGTTGAGGCCGTGGTACGTGCCGGGCTTGAACAGCAGGGCGTAGCGACCGGTGTCGAACTGCGCCTTCTCCTGCTTGCGGAACACCTCGTCCAGCTTGGCCTGGATGTCGGGTGTCGACGGGTCGAAGACCAGCACGTTGGGGCCGAGGTCACCGCCGGCCGCCAGCCGTTTCACGTGCGCCTCGGGCCGCCGGTGCGGGGTCCGGCGGGCGGCGGGCGCGGCGGACGCGGGCGTGGACAGGGCGAGCAGGGCGGGCGTGGCGGCCACCGCGGCGGCGGCGCCCAGGACGGCCCTGCGGCCCGGAACGGCGGGGCCGGCGGGGGACGGGGTGGATGTGGAGGGGGTGGCCTCGGAGGGGGTGGCGGGGTCCGGAGAGGACGAAGGACGCATGGGGCGGCTCTCCTGCTGGGGGAGTGGGGCGAACGGTTCAGGAACTGAACGACGAGGGGGAGTTGAGAGCGCTCTCGTGCCGTGCATGCTTCATCTGGCGTGAACCGTGCGTCAAGAGCCGGGCGGCATGTTTCCTCCGCGGCGGGCGAGAAGGCGTCAATTGACCCTGCTCTGCTGCCGGTTGCCCGCTTTCGACGTACTCGTGACCGGACCGGCGTCCTTCACGATGTCTTCAACAAGTGTGTGTCGCAGGTGTTGCCGCATCCCTTGACGTGTACGCGCGGCCCGGTTTAACTCACGTCCTAAATTAAGCCGTGACCGCGCACCACCGGCACCCCCACCTCCCCGAGGGAGAGCCCGCATGCGTACCTCTCGCAACTCACGCACACCCCGCACCCTGCTCACCGCCCTCGCGACCCTCGCCGCGGCGGCCCTGCTGTCCCCCGCACCGGCCCTGGCCGCCCCCGCCCACCAAGCCGCCGGGACGGCGGCCGCCGCGAACTGGGACACCGACCGCGCCGCGGCCGCCTACGCCGCCACCCCGGCCGCCGCCACCGCCTCCGGCAGCGAGAACGCCGGCAGCGCGCCCGGCCTCGCCTTCGACGGCAACACCTCCACCCGCTGGTCCAGCAACTTCGCCGACGACGCCTGGATCCGCCTCGACCTGGGCACCACCCTGCGCATCGACACCGTCGTCCTCGACTGGGAAGCGGCCTACGGCAAGAGATACGCCCTGGAGGTGTCGAAGAACGGCACCGACTGGACGCCCTTCTACACCGAGACCGCCGGCACCGGCGGCACGGTCACCGCGCACACCTACCCGCAGGAGGTCACCGGCCGCTACGTCCGGATGCGCGGCATCGAACGCGCCACCCCGTACGGCTACTCGCTCTACTCGTTCAAGGTGTACGGCGGCGAACCCGCGCCCGCCTCCACCACCCGGACCAACCTCGCCCTGAACCACCCCGCGTACTCCAACTTCTACCAGCACGCGGGCAATTCGCCCTCGTACGTCACCGACGGCGGCATCCCCGCCAACCTCAAGGACGACGCCACCCGCTGGTCCAGCGACTGGAACGCCGACCGCTGGGTCTCCGTCGACCTCGGTGCCGCCGCCACCATCGACACCGTCGACCTGTACTGGGAGGCCGCCTACGCCGTCGACTACCGGCTGCAGGTCTCCGACGACAACCGCACCTGGCGCACGGTCTACCAGCCCTCCGCCGCCGATGTCGCCGCCCGCCGCGCGAACGTGAAGTCCCCCGGCGACGCGGTCGGCCTGCACGACACCGTGAAGCTGTCGCAGCCGGCCACCGGACGCTACGTCCGCATGCTCGGGGTGGAGCGCCGCTCCTTCTACAACCCGGCGCCCGCCACCGCCCAGTTCGGCTACTCGCTCTACGAGTTCCAGGTCTGGGGCACCGGCGGCAGCGCGTCGGCCGCCTACCCGGCACTGCCGGGCGAGCAGCAGGGCAACTACCGCACCACGTTCTTCGACGACTTCACCACCTCCTCCCTGGACCGCTCCAAGTGGCGGGTGGTCCGCACCGGCACCGAGATGGGCCCGGTCAACGGCGAGTCGCAGGCCTACGTCGACTCCACCGACAACGTCCGCACCGAGAACGGCAACCTGGTGCTGCGCGCCAAGTACTGCAAGGGCTGCACCACGGCGGGCGGCGGCACCTACGACTTCACCTCGGGCCGCGTCGACACCAACACCAAGTTCGACTTCACCTACGGCAAGGTCAGCGCCCGCATGAAGCTGCCCGTCGGCGACGGCTACTGGCCCGCGTTCTGGCTGCTCGGCAGCAACGTCGACGACCCCTCGGTGTCCTGGCCGGCCTCCGGCGAGACCGACATCATGGAGAACATCGGCTACGGCGACTGGACCAGCTCCGCCCTGCACGGGCCGGGCTACTCGGC carries:
- a CDS encoding coagulation factor 5/8 type domain-containing protein, whose translation is MRPSSSPDPATPSEATPSTSTPSPAGPAVPGRRAVLGAAAAVAATPALLALSTPASAAPAARRTPHRRPEAHVKRLAAGGDLGPNVLVFDPSTPDIQAKLDEVFRKQEKAQFDTGRYALLFKPGTYHGLNAQIGFYTSIAGLGLSPDDTTINGDVTVDAGWFDGNATQNFWRSAENLALVPVSGTNRWAVAQAAPFRRMHVRGGLDLEPTGYGWASGGYVADCRIDGQVGPYSQQQWYTRDSAIGSWLNGVWNMVFSGVQGAPAQSFPNPPYTTLDTTPVSREKPFLYLSGSEYRVFLPEKRTNARGVTWGNGTPRGTSLPLSQFYVAHPGDSAATLNQALSQGLNLLLTPGIYHVDQPIQVNRANTVVLGLGYATLIPDNGATVMKVADVDGVRLAGFLIDAGPVNSATLLEVGPAGASKDHSGNPTTVQDVFVRIGGAGAGKATTSMVINNRHTIVDHTWLWRADHGTGVGWDTNRADYGLVVNGDDVLATGLFVEHFNKYDVQWNGQRGRTIFFQNEKAYDAPNQAAIQNGSLKGYAAYKVGDRVTSHEGWGLGSYCYYNVDPTIVQHHGFAAPNTPGVKFHDLLVVSLGGAGQYERVINDTGSPTSGTSTVPSTVVSYP
- a CDS encoding discoidin domain-containing protein, with product MRTSRNSRTPRTLLTALATLAAAALLSPAPALAAPAHQAAGTAAAANWDTDRAAAAYAATPAAATASGSENAGSAPGLAFDGNTSTRWSSNFADDAWIRLDLGTTLRIDTVVLDWEAAYGKRYALEVSKNGTDWTPFYTETAGTGGTVTAHTYPQEVTGRYVRMRGIERATPYGYSLYSFKVYGGEPAPASTTRTNLALNHPAYSNFYQHAGNSPSYVTDGGIPANLKDDATRWSSDWNADRWVSVDLGAAATIDTVDLYWEAAYAVDYRLQVSDDNRTWRTVYQPSAADVAARRANVKSPGDAVGLHDTVKLSQPATGRYVRMLGVERRSFYNPAPATAQFGYSLYEFQVWGTGGSASAAYPALPGEQQGNYRTTFFDDFTTSSLDRSKWRVVRTGTEMGPVNGESQAYVDSTDNVRTENGNLVLRAKYCKGCTTAGGGTYDFTSGRVDTNTKFDFTYGKVSARMKLPVGDGYWPAFWLLGSNVDDPSVSWPASGETDIMENIGYGDWTSSALHGPGYSADGNIGARQTYPNGGTADQWHTYAVEWTPTAMRFYVDDRLVQETTRNVLESTRGKWVYDHNQYVILNLALGGAYPAGWNKVTSPYWGLPQSSVDRIAAGNVQAEVDWVRVEQKG